The Chryseobacterium nakagawai genome has a segment encoding these proteins:
- a CDS encoding DNA cytosine methyltransferase, translated as MNRKYIKIGTLLISLIYVDLFCGAGGTSTGIETAKVKGEKCAKVIVCVNHDPTAIASHAENHPDSCHFTEDIKTLDLAPVIIRMKEMRELYPLAKVVLWASLECTNHSKAKGGMSRDADSRTLANHLFRYIDAINPDSVQIENVEEFLIWGPLMIKEIHKNNTSYCPLDLVTIDKKKKIKELRPIWIPIKERKAEYYNAWLDEVLKRGFSYDYKLLNAADFGAYTSRKRLFIQFNKNIPTVWPEQTHSKNPEATLFGQLEKWKAVKDVLDLNDLGESIFDKIESDKTYQRILLGLKRETNKHFLTSYYGNGSAHSIDAPIGTLTTKDRCALHYIHYDYSSLTTSSINNPAGAVTTVPKHNLMSIQWLMDTQFGRVSKSIDEPSPTIIARQDKKPLYILQAERGYPSDFIKESDSDVVKEIKEFMILNHIKSITMRMLTVQELKEIMGFPKDYILKGTKTDQKKFIGNAVEVTMARKICEATANRLLERKKAA; from the coding sequence ATGAATAGAAAATATATTAAAATTGGGACACTTTTAATAAGTCTTATTTACGTTGATCTTTTCTGTGGAGCCGGGGGGACCTCTACCGGGATTGAAACGGCAAAGGTAAAAGGAGAAAAATGCGCAAAAGTAATTGTTTGTGTGAATCATGATCCAACTGCAATCGCATCCCATGCTGAAAATCATCCTGATTCATGTCATTTTACTGAAGACATTAAAACCCTTGATCTTGCACCGGTAATTATTCGCATGAAGGAAATGAGAGAATTATACCCTCTTGCAAAGGTTGTTCTGTGGGCATCATTAGAATGTACAAACCACAGTAAAGCAAAGGGAGGAATGTCAAGGGATGCGGATTCTCGTACATTAGCAAATCACTTGTTCAGGTATATTGATGCCATCAATCCTGATTCTGTACAGATTGAAAATGTTGAAGAGTTTCTGATCTGGGGGCCTTTGATGATCAAAGAAATTCATAAAAACAATACTTCATATTGCCCATTAGACCTTGTAACTATTGATAAAAAGAAAAAAATCAAGGAATTAAGACCAATTTGGATTCCAATAAAAGAAAGAAAAGCAGAATATTATAATGCGTGGCTTGATGAAGTTTTGAAGCGTGGATTTTCCTATGATTATAAATTATTGAATGCTGCTGATTTTGGCGCATACACAAGCCGAAAAAGGTTGTTTATTCAATTTAATAAAAATATTCCTACAGTTTGGCCAGAACAAACGCATTCAAAAAATCCTGAAGCAACCCTTTTTGGCCAATTAGAAAAATGGAAAGCAGTGAAGGATGTTTTGGATTTGAATGACCTTGGTGAATCAATTTTTGATAAAATTGAATCTGACAAGACATATCAAAGAATTCTTCTGGGGCTTAAAAGAGAGACAAACAAGCACTTTCTTACATCTTACTATGGCAATGGTTCAGCGCATTCAATTGATGCTCCTATTGGTACTTTAACGACTAAGGACAGATGTGCTCTTCATTACATTCATTATGATTATTCAAGTTTGACAACTTCAAGTATTAATAATCCTGCCGGAGCAGTAACCACGGTACCCAAGCATAACTTAATGTCAATTCAATGGCTAATGGACACACAATTTGGTAGAGTTTCAAAATCCATTGATGAACCTTCTCCGACAATAATTGCTAGACAAGATAAAAAACCATTATATATTTTACAGGCTGAAAGGGGTTATCCGTCTGATTTCATAAAAGAAAGTGATTCTGATGTGGTTAAGGAGATCAAAGAATTTATGATTTTAAATCACATCAAGTCTATCACAATGAGAATGCTGACAGTCCAGGAGTTAAAAGAAATTATGGGTTTTCCAAAAGATTATATTTTGAAAGGGACCAAAACTGATCAAAAAAAATTCATCGGAAATGCGGTTGAAGTTACAATGGCAAGGAAAATTTGTGAGGCAACCGCAAACCGATTATTAGAAAGAAAAAAAGCAGCATAA
- a CDS encoding DNA methyltransferase, whose protein sequence is MNQGSGKLKNRVLNQSNCDWDNAIPGEEYFKELFRVSKNQIIWGGNYFDLRPTRGIVFWDKLQPWDNFSQFELAWTSFDKPAAKIALSNTGGSNSAKKIHPTQKPSELYQWLLVKYAKAGDKILDTHLGSGSIALACFDYGFELTACELDECFFNSAIERIKNHISFNQSLFTPEQLKLSL, encoded by the coding sequence TTGAATCAAGGTTCAGGAAAACTAAAAAATAGAGTGCTAAATCAATCAAACTGCGATTGGGATAACGCAATACCTGGTGAGGAGTATTTTAAAGAACTATTCAGAGTTTCAAAAAATCAGATTATATGGGGTGGGAATTACTTCGACCTAAGACCTACAAGAGGTATTGTTTTTTGGGATAAACTTCAACCTTGGGATAATTTTTCACAATTCGAATTAGCATGGACATCATTTGATAAACCTGCGGCTAAAATAGCATTAAGTAATACAGGAGGTTCAAATTCAGCTAAGAAAATACACCCAACACAAAAACCTTCAGAATTATATCAATGGCTTTTGGTTAAGTATGCTAAAGCTGGAGATAAAATATTAGATACTCATTTAGGATCAGGTAGTATTGCATTAGCATGTTTTGATTATGGATTTGAGTTAACAGCTTGTGAACTTGACGAATGTTTCTTTAATTCTGCAATTGAAAGAATTAAAAATCATATTTCTTTTAACCAAAGCTTATTTACGCCTGAACAATTAAAATTATCATTATGA
- a CDS encoding SGNH/GDSL hydrolase family protein — MRFNILKKVSGSGSAPLRKKFAYIAWLNDIVKFPQPDYRGVVLIDDIQMKENTGMMQIYLTSLTQEYSYESVGDSDSKVFKVKFTGTHPGTEIEALEFAKNFLEEPFIVLIPSCDVGVKVLGTPDAPLVFTSSHKSEKETEKFIFNFEQEIGSENVYQLYTGVITLNKNIEVDMGDFLEQLKGYMKLDGSNLTDAQKENLRTILGVENKNIGNSDLSLSENRGLNLKEFVLNFFSNSGMAKVGINKNKPSHELDVNGNIRSNSIIINGLSSVEETGTIKRIGDEIHFKTTIGWEIVMLRGDYVSDNNGIVSPTTEVPVGGWKKGWYEPSTDSIEPGTNYPNCGNLKSIEGYFTKFYFNGSTWESIKKKIPGNSIASESEFRGKIAGKSMSPDQLFKVVGDFDFDTDKNVVDQIRDAKKKYTNFLYNKSNDSISDIVLDSPSGNFTIDSLGLKINSSGPIGSGVILNKQTNLSERFLELKIKLYSDQKIYVGTKNVENVVGENTAEIDCSAKTLKINPIGSVAGATKVFTMPIISGREYIVRFHKINEITRLEIIDTISTESDYIDAVQLGHFDKYKFGLISGTAPLVISNIKIVSGLNGRAKIAFYGDSITEGNIVGGKTPYYKDRFANLIGDYLGYPYYVSGRSAGTIDGVLVRMQVEIPALLPEYVFVTIGTNGNNTEAKLNQLVDFCQRYGCKVILNRITLNDSSTAAKNALIQSVVDARKLMSVKMDIATSQNNDGVTKDNSLFVDENGTLIHPNKAGNIRMFKRVFVDAPEIFQESSIIPKAPEVPVNDINNIKKALKSFVETKYTLDSKFYINDPSHYTIYDVGYWFGRRLKSNNSAEAKTAPQEYYNIWQNISTTQGAKKISKLILNIIPYANVSTDIIKNANLVGVKNGIVTPLVVGTSETVPTALQRFEISVEEYDTFSIGLYNLDSSPVTLTQTIEFYTGDRTIEDDGVRKAIEANSGGTGGTKPGYIDLIDFGCAGDGITDDTAKINAAIVQLINDGGGFLYGRDRKFKVSSITIPDVQKWCRIGIMGSYAPAFRFGTVGTFDVKTKNGMEIISSLNDTSKGIINVSAGSGFGGFNLVSLDIQKLTVRAYNNPQCHGINATNAAQLNIENVIVDTGVYNVQSSLPTAITAGILTPKLSNGAWTTLKNLVVCGYYTGAYIYEHTFGDYVIFASNKIGIRLYKANHSSLFLRPGFYRNQKDIVVEDTHRFRIAEMAVEMVGAGQYDANNEWQKSVYNLEDIGNKGSGTIHYDVCLGGVGPVDTFTKNGGTGITCTKI; from the coding sequence ATGCGATTTAATATTCTGAAAAAAGTTAGTGGCTCTGGCTCAGCACCTTTACGTAAAAAATTTGCATACATAGCTTGGCTAAATGATATAGTGAAATTTCCTCAACCTGATTATCGTGGAGTAGTACTTATTGATGATATTCAAATGAAGGAAAATACAGGAATGATGCAGATTTACTTAACAAGTCTAACGCAGGAGTATTCTTATGAATCCGTCGGCGATTCGGATTCAAAAGTCTTTAAAGTAAAATTTACAGGTACACATCCAGGAACTGAAATTGAAGCTCTGGAATTTGCGAAAAATTTCCTTGAAGAACCATTTATAGTTTTAATTCCCTCTTGCGATGTTGGAGTGAAGGTTCTTGGAACTCCTGATGCTCCTTTAGTTTTTACTTCTTCTCATAAAAGTGAAAAAGAGACAGAGAAGTTTATTTTCAATTTTGAACAGGAAATAGGATCAGAGAATGTGTATCAATTATATACTGGAGTAATCACATTAAATAAAAATATAGAAGTTGATATGGGAGATTTTTTAGAACAATTAAAAGGATATATGAAGTTAGATGGATCTAATCTAACCGACGCTCAAAAAGAAAATCTAAGAACTATTTTAGGTGTAGAAAATAAAAACATTGGAAATAGTGACTTATCACTCTCTGAAAATAGAGGTTTAAACTTAAAAGAATTTGTCTTAAACTTTTTCAGTAATTCGGGAATGGCTAAAGTTGGCATAAATAAAAATAAGCCTAGTCATGAGTTAGATGTAAATGGTAACATCAGAAGTAATTCGATTATTATTAATGGACTATCTTCTGTAGAAGAAACAGGAACAATCAAACGTATTGGTGATGAAATTCACTTTAAAACAACTATAGGCTGGGAAATAGTAATGTTGAGAGGTGATTATGTTTCTGATAATAATGGTATCGTTTCCCCAACAACAGAAGTACCTGTTGGTGGATGGAAAAAGGGATGGTATGAACCATCTACAGACTCGATTGAACCAGGGACTAATTATCCAAATTGTGGAAATCTAAAATCAATTGAAGGATATTTTACAAAATTTTATTTTAATGGATCTACTTGGGAGAGTATTAAAAAAAAGATTCCAGGAAACAGTATAGCTAGTGAATCAGAATTTAGAGGCAAAATTGCGGGGAAATCGATGTCTCCAGATCAATTATTTAAGGTTGTAGGTGATTTTGATTTCGATACAGATAAGAACGTAGTTGATCAAATAAGGGATGCTAAAAAAAAATATACTAATTTTTTATATAATAAATCAAATGATTCTATTTCTGATATTGTTTTAGATAGTCCCTCTGGGAATTTCACCATAGATTCCTTGGGATTAAAAATTAACTCATCTGGACCAATTGGGTCAGGTGTAATTTTGAATAAACAAACTAATCTGAGTGAACGCTTTTTAGAGTTAAAAATCAAGCTTTACTCAGATCAAAAAATTTATGTAGGGACAAAAAACGTCGAAAATGTAGTTGGAGAAAATACTGCAGAAATTGATTGTTCTGCAAAAACATTAAAAATTAATCCGATTGGATCGGTTGCCGGAGCAACTAAGGTTTTCACAATGCCTATAATTTCAGGACGTGAGTATATTGTGAGATTTCATAAGATAAATGAAATTACTCGTTTAGAAATTATTGACACTATTTCTACAGAATCAGACTACATAGATGCTGTTCAACTTGGGCATTTTGATAAATACAAATTCGGATTGATTTCCGGTACTGCCCCACTTGTAATATCAAATATTAAAATAGTTTCAGGATTGAATGGAAGAGCTAAAATCGCTTTTTACGGAGATTCTATTACAGAAGGTAATATTGTAGGTGGTAAAACACCTTATTATAAAGATCGTTTTGCTAACCTTATTGGTGATTATTTGGGTTATCCATATTATGTTAGTGGGCGTAGCGCAGGTACTATCGATGGTGTTTTAGTAAGAATGCAGGTTGAGATTCCAGCTTTACTTCCAGAGTATGTTTTTGTAACAATCGGAACTAACGGAAATAATACTGAGGCTAAATTAAATCAACTTGTTGATTTTTGCCAAAGATATGGTTGTAAGGTTATACTTAATAGAATAACTCTTAATGACTCATCAACTGCTGCAAAAAATGCATTGATTCAAAGTGTTGTTGACGCAAGAAAATTGATGTCAGTAAAAATGGACATAGCTACATCCCAGAATAATGATGGGGTAACTAAGGACAACAGTTTGTTTGTAGATGAGAATGGTACCTTAATACACCCTAATAAAGCTGGTAATATAAGAATGTTTAAGCGTGTTTTCGTTGATGCACCTGAAATTTTTCAAGAATCCAGTATTATTCCAAAAGCTCCGGAAGTTCCCGTAAACGATATAAACAATATCAAAAAAGCTTTAAAGTCTTTCGTAGAAACCAAATACACTTTAGATTCAAAATTTTACATTAACGACCCGTCACATTATACTATTTATGACGTTGGTTACTGGTTTGGAAGAAGATTAAAGTCCAATAATTCAGCAGAAGCAAAAACAGCGCCTCAGGAGTACTACAATATTTGGCAAAATATATCAACAACCCAAGGAGCGAAGAAAATATCTAAGCTTATTTTAAACATTATTCCATACGCTAATGTATCAACAGATATTATAAAGAATGCTAATCTTGTAGGCGTTAAAAATGGTATTGTTACTCCTTTGGTAGTTGGAACTAGCGAAACCGTGCCAACAGCCTTGCAAAGATTCGAGATCTCTGTAGAAGAATACGATACATTTAGTATTGGATTATATAATTTGGATTCAAGTCCTGTGACTTTAACTCAAACTATTGAATTTTACACAGGTGATCGTACAATTGAAGACGATGGAGTAAGAAAAGCAATCGAAGCTAATTCTGGAGGAACTGGAGGAACGAAACCTGGATATATTGATTTAATTGATTTTGGTTGTGCCGGTGATGGTATAACCGATGATACGGCTAAAATTAATGCGGCAATCGTTCAATTAATTAATGATGGAGGTGGTTTTCTTTATGGCAGAGATAGGAAATTCAAAGTCTCTAGTATCACTATTCCAGATGTGCAAAAATGGTGTAGAATAGGCATCATGGGAAGCTATGCTCCTGCATTTAGATTTGGGACAGTAGGAACTTTTGATGTAAAGACTAAAAATGGTATGGAAATAATATCTTCCTTAAATGATACTTCTAAGGGGATTATTAACGTTAGTGCCGGTTCAGGATTTGGAGGATTTAATTTAGTATCACTGGATATTCAAAAACTTACTGTACGTGCATATAATAACCCTCAGTGTCATGGTATCAACGCAACGAATGCTGCTCAATTAAATATTGAAAATGTTATAGTGGATACTGGAGTTTATAACGTACAGTCATCTTTACCAACAGCTATAACTGCTGGCATATTGACACCAAAGCTTTCAAACGGTGCTTGGACTACTTTAAAAAACCTTGTTGTTTGCGGATATTATACAGGAGCTTATATATATGAACATACATTTGGTGATTATGTAATATTTGCTTCTAATAAAATTGGAATTAGGCTTTACAAGGCAAATCATTCATCCTTATTTCTGAGACCTGGATTTTACAGGAATCAAAAGGATATTGTTGTTGAAGACACTCATCGCTTTAGGATTGCTGAGATGGCAGTTGAGATGGTTGGTGCCGGACAATATGATGCAAACAACGAGTGGCAGAAATCTGTTTACAATCTGGAGGATATAGGAAATAAAGGATCTGGCACAATACATTATGATGTATGCTTGGGTGGAGTTGGCCCAGTTGATACATTTACAAAAAATGGAGGTACTGGAATTACCTGTACTAAAATATAA
- a CDS encoding glycoside hydrolase family 19 protein, with translation MNRKMFFDEYRKTLDPDKSISAQEVQDIDVFLNFYERDHSMYTIPQWAYIFATVYHETGATFHTVREAPKVSEEWRKKNFRYYPYYGRGYVQITWERNYAVYSKKLGIDLVANPDKTMIPEIAWYILVDGFKNGVFTGRKITDYINDSKKDYRNARRCINGTDRMDLIAKYAEQFEKILILSK, from the coding sequence ATGAATAGAAAAATGTTTTTTGATGAATACCGTAAAACTTTAGATCCGGATAAATCAATAAGTGCCCAAGAGGTACAAGACATTGATGTATTTCTGAATTTTTATGAGAGAGATCATTCAATGTATACAATCCCGCAATGGGCTTATATATTTGCTACGGTATATCATGAAACCGGCGCAACCTTCCATACAGTTAGAGAAGCTCCCAAAGTTTCTGAAGAATGGAGGAAGAAGAATTTCAGGTACTATCCTTATTACGGTCGTGGATATGTTCAAATCACATGGGAAAGAAATTATGCTGTATATTCTAAAAAGCTGGGCATTGACTTGGTTGCTAATCCAGATAAAACTATGATTCCTGAGATAGCCTGGTATATTTTGGTGGATGGCTTTAAAAATGGAGTTTTCACAGGAAGAAAAATAACAGATTACATAAACGATTCTAAAAAAGATTATCGGAATGCTAGAAGGTGTATAAATGGCACAGATCGAATGGATCTGATCGCAAAGTACGCTGAACAATTTGAAAAGATTCTGATTTTATCTAAATAG